In Gossypium arboreum isolate Shixiya-1 chromosome 5, ASM2569848v2, whole genome shotgun sequence, a single genomic region encodes these proteins:
- the LOC108452991 gene encoding eukaryotic translation initiation factor 4E-2, with translation MGVEENLKSLSTKEEENKNRNPNLKEEGDYDTTLPSPKKGIMEQPHQPDHLWTFWFDNPSAKSKHATWGSSMRAIYTFSTVEQFWSLYNNIHHPSKLAVGADFHCFKYKIEPKWEDPVCANGGKWSVTFHRGKSDRCWLYTLLALIGEQFRYGDEICGAVVNVRGRQEKIALWTKNATNETAQISIGKQWKELLGHKETIGFIFHEDAKRERGAKNRYTV, from the exons ATGGGGGTAGAGGAAAATCTGAAATCGTTGAGCACCAAGGAAGAGGAGAATAAGAACCGTAATCCTAACCTGAAAGAGGAGGGGGATTACGATACGACGTTACCTTCGCCAAAAAAAGGTATAATGGAGCAGCCTCACCAGCCGGATCACTTGTGGACCTTCTGGTTCGATAACCCATCTGCCAAATCCAAGCATGCTACTTGGGGCAGTTCTATGCGCGctatttacactttttccacTGTTGAACAATTCTGGAG CCTTTACAATAACATTCATCACCCAAGCAAGCTAGCTGTGGGAGCTGACTTTCATTGTTTCAAATATAAGATTGAGCCAAAGTGGGAAGACCCTGTTTGTGCTAATGGAGGCAAATGGTCTGTAACATTCCATAGGGGAAAGTCAGATAGGTGTTGGCTGTACACG TTGCTGGCTTTGATCGGAGAACAGTTCCGGTATGGCGATGAGATCTGTGGAGCAGTTGTCAACGTGAGAGGCAGGCAGGAAAAAATAGCATTGTGGACCAAGAATGCCACCAATGAAACTGCTCAG ATAAGCATTGGAAAACAGTGGAAAGAGTTACTTGGTCATAAGGAAACTATAGGCTTCATATTTCAT GAGGATGCAAAACGTGAAAGAGGTGCCAAGAATCGCTACACTGTATGA